The Brassica oleracea var. oleracea cultivar TO1000 chromosome C6, BOL, whole genome shotgun sequence genome includes a region encoding these proteins:
- the LOC106299052 gene encoding uncharacterized protein LOC106299052 produces MLLGKRQRPPINRTTSLSEIKFDLNLPGESEVSSTQQSPIQNTMVEPYVSNGQLVAAAVDQRLLAMVSPRGNLRRHSGVFSDAGHFLRSCSLCERLLVPGRDIYMYRGDTAFCSLDCRQQQMAQDEWKEKGKPAKESTVATSGKAGKGGRASTAV; encoded by the exons ATGTTGTTAGGAAAGAGACAACGACCACCGATCAACAGAACTACGAGCCTATCGGAGATAAAGTTCGATCTTAATCTTCCCGGAGAATCAGAGGTATCATCAACTCAGCAGAGTCCAATCCAAAACACCATGGTGGAACCATACGTTTCCAACGGTCAACTCGTAGCAGCAGCCGTCGATCAAAGGCTCTTAGCTATGGTCTCACCGAGAGGTAACCTAAGGAGACACTCGGGAGTTTTTTCCGACGCAGGACATTTCTTGAGATCTTGCTCCCTCTGCGAACGCTTACTTGTTCCTGGCCGCGACATCTATATGTATAG GGGAGATACAGCCTTTTGTAGCTTGGACTGCAGGCAACAGCAAATGGCACAAGACGAGTGGAAAGAGAAAGGTAAACCGGCTAAGGAATCGACGGTGGCGACCTCCGGCAAAGCAGGCAAAGGAGGGAGAGCTTCAACCGCCGTGTAA